A single region of the Halorubrum depositum genome encodes:
- a CDS encoding 5'-deoxyadenosine deaminase, with amino-acid sequence MLIAGTVIADPETVIADGAVVVEGATIAAVGDAAALREEYPDHERREVDIVAPGLIGGHVHSVQSLGRGIADDDALLDWLFDAVLPMEAAMDAEATRAAAELGYLECLESGTTTVVDHLSVNHAEQAFEAAIDTGIRARLGKVLMDRDSPDGLLEDTDAALAESEALIEEYHGAADGRVRYAVTPRFAVTCSEACLRGCRELADRHDGVTIHTHASENEEEIATVEADTGKRNVLWLDEVGLTGSDVTLAHCVHTDEREREVLAETDTVVTHCPSSNMKLASGVAPVHDYLDRGISVALGNDGPPCNNTLDPFTEMRQASLLGKVDARDPTRLPAETVVEMATTNGARAAGFDRLGTLREGRRADVIGLTTDRTRATPVHDPLSHLVYAAHGDDVVFAMVDGEVRYADGEHVGTDADAVRERAAREAKRVVEEAGIETAAP; translated from the coding sequence ATGCTGATCGCCGGAACCGTCATCGCCGACCCCGAGACCGTTATCGCCGACGGCGCGGTCGTCGTCGAGGGCGCGACGATCGCCGCGGTCGGCGACGCCGCCGCCCTCCGCGAGGAGTACCCCGACCATGAGCGCCGCGAGGTCGACATCGTCGCGCCCGGGCTGATCGGGGGTCACGTGCACTCGGTCCAGTCGCTCGGTCGGGGGATAGCCGACGACGACGCCCTCCTCGACTGGCTGTTCGACGCCGTGCTCCCGATGGAGGCCGCCATGGACGCCGAGGCGACCCGCGCCGCCGCCGAGCTGGGGTACCTCGAGTGCCTCGAGAGCGGGACGACGACCGTCGTCGACCACCTCTCCGTCAACCACGCGGAGCAGGCGTTCGAGGCCGCGATCGACACGGGGATCCGCGCCCGGCTCGGGAAGGTGCTGATGGACCGGGACTCCCCCGACGGCCTGCTGGAGGACACCGACGCCGCGCTCGCCGAGAGCGAGGCCCTGATCGAGGAGTACCACGGCGCCGCCGACGGCCGGGTCCGGTACGCGGTCACCCCCCGGTTCGCCGTCACCTGCAGCGAGGCGTGCCTGCGGGGCTGCCGCGAGCTCGCCGACCGCCACGACGGCGTGACGATCCACACCCACGCCAGCGAGAACGAAGAGGAGATCGCGACCGTGGAGGCCGACACGGGGAAGCGGAACGTCCTGTGGCTCGACGAGGTCGGGCTCACGGGGTCGGACGTGACCCTCGCGCACTGCGTGCACACGGACGAGCGCGAGCGCGAGGTCCTCGCCGAGACCGACACGGTCGTCACTCACTGCCCCTCCTCGAACATGAAGCTCGCCTCCGGGGTCGCCCCGGTCCACGACTACCTCGACCGGGGGATCTCGGTCGCGCTCGGCAACGACGGCCCGCCCTGCAACAACACGCTCGACCCCTTCACCGAGATGCGCCAGGCGAGCCTCCTCGGGAAGGTCGACGCCCGCGACCCGACGCGGCTCCCGGCCGAGACCGTGGTGGAGATGGCGACGACGAACGGCGCGCGCGCCGCCGGCTTCGACCGGCTCGGCACGCTCCGCGAGGGCCGGCGCGCCGACGTGATCGGGCTCACCACCGATCGCACGCGCGCCACTCCGGTTCACGACCCGCTCTCGCACCTGGTGTACGCCGCCCACGGCGACGACGTGGTGTTCGCGATGGTCGACGGTGAGGTCCGGTACGCCGACGGCGAGCACGTCGGGACCGACGCCGACGCGGTCCGCGAGCGCGCCGCCCGGGAGGCGAAGCGCGTGGTCGAGGAGGCCGGAATCGAAACGGCCGCGCCGTAA
- a CDS encoding DNA replication complex GINS family protein: MNLDELRSAQAKERRKDSLQHLRDSFYDDVAAYVADLRAARDRRAEQVDKPFSDDDVRRLSDEVETAEEVAEALYERRVGKVVKLASFAAADMPVDADGMTTEERELFDDLVERIEANKSSVLDVLSGEVSVDESASGSTAASASASASASDPESVPAPDPDSPDPADPTGRTDSTDSGADDEVADALAGAMGGADDEVADALDATPGETGGASEPPPTDAPEHSASDGAVDAASEGATTDGGPTVVPPEPAPPGAPGVDDPGDAGEADSSDSTDGVAGASSETDPTVDDRATVRITRDVGAIFGVDEREYDLASEDVVTLPVENAEPLVQRDAAERLD; this comes from the coding sequence ATGAACCTCGACGAGCTCAGATCGGCCCAGGCGAAGGAACGCCGCAAGGACAGCCTCCAGCACCTGCGGGACTCCTTCTACGACGACGTGGCCGCCTACGTCGCCGACCTGCGCGCGGCCCGCGACCGCCGCGCCGAGCAGGTCGACAAGCCGTTCTCCGACGACGACGTCCGGCGCCTCTCGGACGAGGTGGAGACGGCAGAGGAGGTCGCCGAGGCGCTGTACGAGCGCCGCGTCGGCAAGGTCGTCAAGCTCGCGTCGTTCGCGGCGGCCGACATGCCGGTCGACGCCGACGGCATGACGACCGAGGAGCGGGAGCTGTTCGACGACCTCGTCGAGCGGATCGAGGCGAACAAGTCCAGCGTGCTCGACGTGCTCTCCGGCGAGGTGTCGGTAGACGAGTCAGCGTCCGGGTCGACGGCCGCTTCCGCGTCGGCGTCCGCTTCCGCGTCCGATCCCGAGTCCGTACCCGCGCCGGACCCCGATTCTCCGGATCCGGCGGATCCGACCGGGCGGACGGACTCGACCGACAGCGGCGCGGACGACGAGGTCGCCGACGCGCTCGCCGGCGCCATGGGCGGCGCGGACGACGAGGTCGCGGACGCCCTCGACGCGACCCCCGGCGAGACGGGAGGGGCGTCCGAACCGCCGCCGACCGACGCGCCGGAGCACAGCGCGAGCGACGGCGCCGTCGACGCCGCATCCGAGGGCGCCACCACCGACGGCGGCCCGACCGTGGTCCCGCCCGAGCCCGCACCGCCCGGCGCACCGGGGGTCGACGACCCGGGGGACGCGGGCGAGGCCGACTCGTCAGACTCGACTGACGGCGTCGCCGGCGCCTCCTCCGAAACCGACCCGACCGTCGACGACCGCGCGACCGTCCGGATCACCCGCGACGTCGGCGCCATCTTCGGCGTCGACGAGCGGGAGTACGACCTCGCGAGCGAGGACGTCGTGACCCTCCCCGTCGAGAACGCGGAGCCCCTCGTCCAGCGGGACGCCGCGGAGCGGCTCGACTGA
- a CDS encoding MBL fold metallo-hydrolase has translation MEVEFLGGAREVGRSAVLVDDALLLDYGLLTADPPRYPVRNPEPDAVVVSHGHLDHAGAVPALLKGDRRPAVHWTPPTADLTRTLARDTLKLHGNSPLCPFSEEHVARLGEVEDRHGYREPFVVEAGGTEYEVTLFDAGHIPGSAHVLVDDGHTRLLYTGDFHTDDQRLVSGTTARPDADAVICESTYADVTHEDRRAVEDRWAESVRTTIWEGGTVVAPAFAIGRTQELMLVAEANDLTPYVDGMGTEVTRIVRRHPEFLRDAEALRRAAGAARFVTGRDGQRERIAADNELIITTSGMLAGGPVHSYLPEIRGSPTNLVTLTGYQVEGTPGRELQERGRLAINGQVRPVSARVESYDFSAHADREGLESFLDSYRDARVLVNHGDRCEAFAGDLRADGVDASAPAIGERVEL, from the coding sequence ATGGAGGTCGAGTTCCTCGGCGGCGCCCGCGAGGTCGGTCGGAGCGCGGTCCTCGTCGACGACGCGCTGCTCTTGGACTACGGCCTGTTGACCGCGGACCCGCCGCGGTACCCGGTCCGCAACCCCGAGCCCGACGCGGTCGTCGTCTCGCACGGCCACCTCGACCACGCGGGCGCGGTGCCGGCGCTGCTGAAGGGCGACCGTCGGCCCGCGGTCCACTGGACGCCGCCGACCGCCGACTTGACGCGGACGCTCGCGCGCGACACACTCAAGCTGCACGGCAACAGCCCGCTCTGTCCTTTCTCGGAGGAGCACGTCGCGCGGCTCGGCGAGGTCGAGGATCGACACGGCTACCGGGAGCCGTTCGTCGTCGAGGCCGGCGGGACCGAGTACGAGGTGACGCTGTTCGATGCCGGGCACATCCCGGGGTCTGCGCACGTCCTCGTCGACGACGGGCACACCCGCCTGCTGTACACCGGCGACTTCCACACCGACGACCAGCGGCTCGTGTCGGGGACGACGGCGCGGCCCGACGCCGACGCCGTGATCTGCGAGTCGACGTACGCGGACGTGACCCACGAGGACCGCCGCGCGGTGGAGGACCGCTGGGCCGAGAGCGTGCGGACGACGATCTGGGAGGGCGGGACCGTCGTCGCGCCCGCGTTCGCGATCGGGCGGACCCAAGAGCTGATGCTCGTCGCCGAGGCGAACGACCTCACCCCCTACGTCGACGGGATGGGGACCGAGGTGACGCGGATCGTCCGCCGGCACCCCGAGTTCCTGCGCGACGCCGAGGCGCTCCGCCGGGCGGCGGGCGCCGCGCGCTTCGTCACCGGCCGCGACGGCCAGCGCGAGCGGATCGCCGCCGACAACGAGCTGATAATCACCACCTCGGGGATGCTCGCGGGCGGTCCGGTCCACTCGTACCTCCCGGAGATCCGGGGGAGCCCGACGAATCTCGTGACGCTGACGGGGTATCAGGTCGAGGGGACGCCGGGCCGCGAGCTCCAAGAGCGCGGGCGGCTGGCGATAAACGGTCAGGTGCGCCCGGTCAGCGCCCGGGTGGAGTCGTACGACTTCTCCGCGCACGCCGACCGCGAGGGGTTGGAATCGTTCCTCGACTCGTACCGCGACGCGCGGGTGCTGGTGAACCACGGCGACCGCTGCGAGGCGTTCGCCGGAGACCTCCGCGCGGACGGGGTCGACGCGAGCGCGCCCGCGATCGGAGAGCGGGTCGAACTGTAG
- a CDS encoding DUF4382 domain-containing protein — MTDRPQTTGGDSSQDTPTDGFRRREFVALGAGASATLLAGCAGDGALPSSGGSDGSDGSDGSDGSDGSETLTGNFRLLISDAPADIADFDRLDVTLSEARIFEASEGGDEDDGDEDGEDDAEESDDEGDETNQTGNETESETDSPNGTAEEEGGEEEDGGDDESEEGADEDDDDGDGDDESEEDRGFTVVDLDGATVDLTRVIEEDATAVFDGEIPAGSYEKIELSVSAVEGIVDGEAVDVKLPSEKLQITNGFEVTPDEAVSFVFDINVVKRGPNNGYILKPVISGSGVAGRDVDVNEIDDEDDDGGDDDGDDEDDEGENGDEADGSDGEDGGAAGNETDDGENETDDAENGTAAGDDS; from the coding sequence ATGACGGACCGACCGCAGACGACTGGCGGCGACAGCTCGCAGGACACCCCGACCGACGGCTTCCGGCGCCGGGAGTTCGTGGCGCTCGGCGCGGGCGCGAGCGCGACGCTGCTCGCCGGCTGTGCCGGCGACGGTGCGCTCCCCTCGTCGGGCGGGTCGGACGGGTCGGACGGGTCGGACGGGTCGGACGGCTCCGACGGATCGGAGACGCTCACCGGCAACTTCCGACTCCTCATCAGCGACGCGCCGGCCGACATCGCCGACTTCGACCGACTGGACGTCACGCTCAGCGAGGCTCGTATCTTCGAGGCGAGCGAGGGAGGGGACGAAGACGACGGAGACGAGGACGGCGAGGACGACGCGGAGGAGTCCGACGACGAAGGCGACGAGACGAACCAGACCGGCAACGAAACCGAGTCCGAGACCGATTCCCCGAACGGAACCGCCGAGGAGGAGGGCGGAGAGGAGGAAGACGGCGGAGACGACGAGAGCGAGGAGGGCGCCGACGAAGACGACGATGACGGGGACGGGGACGACGAGAGCGAGGAAGACCGCGGCTTCACCGTCGTCGACCTCGACGGCGCGACGGTCGACCTCACGCGGGTGATCGAGGAGGACGCGACGGCCGTGTTCGACGGCGAGATCCCGGCGGGGAGCTACGAGAAGATCGAGCTCTCCGTCTCCGCCGTCGAGGGGATCGTCGACGGCGAAGCGGTCGACGTGAAGCTCCCGAGCGAGAAGCTCCAGATCACGAACGGGTTCGAGGTCACCCCGGACGAGGCCGTCAGCTTCGTCTTCGACATCAACGTCGTCAAGCGCGGTCCGAACAATGGCTACATCCTCAAGCCCGTGATCTCGGGGAGCGGGGTCGCGGGCCGGGACGTCGACGTCAACGAGATCGACGACGAAGACGACGATGGCGGGGACGATGACGGGGACGACGAGGACGACGAGGGCGAAAACGGAGATGAAGCCGACGGATCGGACGGCGAAGACGGCGGAGCCGCCGGAAACGAGACCGACGACGGCGAAAACGAAACCGACGACGCCGAAAACGGGACCGCGGCCGGAGACGACAGCTAG
- a CDS encoding PadR family transcriptional regulator yields MYDLTGFQRDLLYVIAGLDEPHGLAIKEELEDYYEKEIHHGRLYPNLDTLVEKGLVEKGQRDRRTNYYTLTRRGRREIEARTEWETQYVDH; encoded by the coding sequence ATGTACGATCTCACGGGTTTTCAGCGTGACTTGCTCTACGTGATCGCCGGTCTGGACGAGCCACACGGACTCGCGATCAAAGAGGAGCTCGAGGACTACTACGAGAAGGAGATCCACCACGGCCGGCTCTACCCCAACCTCGACACGCTCGTCGAGAAGGGTCTCGTCGAGAAGGGCCAGCGGGACCGGCGCACGAACTACTACACGCTGACCCGCCGCGGGCGCCGCGAGATCGAGGCCCGGACCGAGTGGGAGACGCAGTACGTCGACCACTGA
- a CDS encoding non-canonical purine NTP pyrophosphatase, with translation MLRYVTTNPGKVREAERYLPDGSVERLDFDYTEIQADELGPIAARGAREAYRHADGPVLVDDAGLFVEGLDGFPGPYSSYVEETLGIERVHEIAAGLDDGRAAFRCTLGYCDGEGFAASPDPVDRGDRDAAAAAGPDGEGPDGGEQDGDAGDGDGAGDGDGAADALPVKLFEGYVPGRIVAPRGDGGFGYDPIFEHDGETFAEMDTDRKNAVSHRGRALEKFAEWYADR, from the coding sequence GTGCTCAGATACGTGACGACGAATCCCGGGAAGGTGCGCGAGGCGGAGCGCTACCTCCCGGACGGCTCGGTGGAGCGGCTCGACTTCGACTACACGGAGATCCAGGCCGACGAGCTGGGGCCGATCGCCGCCCGCGGCGCGCGCGAGGCGTACCGTCACGCCGACGGGCCGGTGCTCGTCGACGACGCCGGCCTGTTCGTCGAGGGACTCGACGGGTTCCCGGGCCCGTACTCCTCGTACGTGGAGGAGACGCTCGGAATCGAGCGCGTCCACGAGATCGCCGCCGGCCTCGACGACGGCCGGGCCGCGTTCCGCTGCACCCTCGGCTACTGCGACGGCGAGGGATTCGCCGCGAGCCCAGATCCCGTCGATCGGGGGGACCGAGACGCGGCCGCCGCTGCCGGACCGGACGGCGAGGGGCCGGACGGCGGAGAACAGGACGGTGATGCGGGAGACGGTGACGGCGCGGGAGACGGCGACGGCGCGGCCGACGCGCTCCCGGTCAAGCTGTTCGAGGGGTACGTTCCCGGACGGATCGTGGCGCCGCGCGGCGACGGCGGCTTCGGCTACGACCCGATCTTCGAACACGACGGCGAGACGTTCGCCGAGATGGACACTGACCGGAAGAACGCGGTGTCGCACCGCGGCCGCGCCTTAGAGAAGTTCGCGGAGTGGTACGCGGACCGGTGA
- the priS gene encoding DNA primase small subunit PriS, with product MDDRTREYLKGRFGDYYRRASPSLPPDANLREWGHIPWTPGSGTTMVRHQSLFDLGDVDTFFADNAPRHAYFSAARYDDPGASTMSKKGWRSADLIFDLDADHLPGVDPETTSYPEMLAECKAALLRLLDFLDDDFAFEDLTVVFSGGRGYHVHVRDESVRGLDSEARREIVDYVRAIDLDTEGLIRTVSERGTTKRVLRTEGGWGARVHEALVAYADDLRDMDEDAARERLMELDGIGEGRAETILGAFDRNPTAVREGNVEAGGPGVRRLVSALAARVAATDTAPIDEPVTTDTRRLIRLPGTLHGGSGLVVTPIDRGDLADFDPLRDAVPDRFVGREIRIETDADRTVELNGERVRVEPGRNTVPEFAGVFLMARGEARKASEQ from the coding sequence ATGGACGACCGGACGCGCGAGTACCTGAAGGGGCGGTTCGGCGACTACTACCGCCGCGCCTCGCCGTCGCTCCCGCCGGACGCGAACCTCCGCGAGTGGGGCCACATCCCGTGGACGCCCGGCTCCGGGACGACGATGGTCCGCCACCAGTCGCTGTTCGACCTGGGCGACGTCGACACGTTCTTCGCGGACAACGCGCCCCGGCACGCCTACTTCTCGGCCGCGCGCTACGACGACCCCGGCGCCTCGACGATGTCGAAGAAAGGGTGGCGCTCCGCCGACCTCATCTTCGACCTCGACGCCGACCACCTCCCCGGCGTCGACCCCGAGACCACCTCGTACCCTGAGATGCTCGCGGAGTGCAAGGCGGCGCTCCTGCGGCTGCTGGACTTCCTCGACGACGATTTCGCCTTCGAGGACCTCACCGTCGTCTTCTCCGGCGGGCGCGGCTACCACGTCCACGTCCGCGACGAGAGCGTGCGGGGGCTAGACAGCGAGGCGCGCCGGGAGATCGTCGACTACGTGCGCGCGATCGACCTCGACACCGAGGGGCTGATCCGCACCGTCTCCGAGCGCGGCACGACGAAGCGCGTGCTCCGGACCGAGGGCGGCTGGGGCGCCCGCGTCCACGAGGCCCTCGTCGCGTACGCCGACGACCTCCGCGACATGGACGAGGACGCGGCCCGCGAGCGCCTGATGGAGCTGGACGGGATCGGCGAGGGGCGCGCGGAGACGATCCTCGGCGCGTTCGACCGGAACCCGACCGCGGTCCGCGAGGGCAACGTGGAGGCTGGCGGCCCGGGCGTCCGCCGGCTGGTCTCCGCGCTCGCCGCGCGCGTGGCCGCGACCGACACCGCGCCGATCGACGAGCCGGTGACCACCGACACGCGGCGGCTCATCCGGCTTCCGGGCACGCTTCACGGCGGCTCCGGGCTCGTCGTCACGCCGATCGACCGCGGCGACCTCGCCGACTTCGACCCGCTGCGGGACGCGGTGCCGGACCGGTTCGTCGGCCGCGAGATCCGGATCGAGACCGACGCCGATCGGACGGTAGAATTAAACGGTGAGCGCGTCAGAGTTGAACCTGGTAGAAACACCGTGCCCGAGTTCGCCGGGGTCTTCCTCATGGCCCGCGGCGAGGCGCGGAAGGCATCCGAACAATGA
- a CDS encoding uroporphyrinogen-III synthase, whose translation MSDDAPRVAVFRPADERIDDAAALLESLGADPVADPMLAVEPTGAVPAAAPWVVLTSKTGVELAAEAGWAPGDATLAAIGPATAAAAREAGWAVDVVPDEYTSAGLVEALADRVDGERVEVARSDHGSDVLLEGLRAAGATVNETVLYHLTRPEAAGESAALAAAGDLDAAAFTSSLTVTHFLDAAEERGVRGGAIAGLADAVVGAIGPPTAETAAEHGIDVDVVPDDADFAALAEAVVEAATDGQGTTDAETTDDTSSSR comes from the coding sequence GTGAGCGACGACGCCCCCCGCGTCGCCGTCTTCCGCCCGGCCGACGAGCGGATCGACGACGCCGCGGCGCTGTTGGAGTCGCTCGGCGCCGATCCGGTCGCCGACCCGATGCTCGCGGTCGAGCCGACCGGCGCGGTTCCCGCCGCGGCCCCCTGGGTCGTACTCACGAGCAAGACCGGCGTCGAGCTCGCGGCCGAGGCGGGCTGGGCGCCGGGCGACGCGACGCTCGCCGCCATCGGCCCCGCGACAGCCGCCGCGGCGCGCGAGGCCGGCTGGGCCGTCGACGTGGTCCCGGACGAGTACACCTCGGCGGGGCTCGTCGAGGCGCTCGCCGACCGCGTCGACGGCGAACGCGTCGAGGTGGCGCGCTCGGACCACGGCAGCGACGTGCTCTTGGAGGGCCTCCGCGCGGCCGGCGCGACGGTGAACGAGACGGTGCTGTACCATCTGACCCGGCCGGAGGCGGCGGGCGAGTCCGCCGCGCTCGCCGCCGCGGGCGACCTCGACGCCGCCGCGTTCACCTCGTCGCTCACGGTGACGCACTTCCTCGACGCCGCCGAAGAGCGGGGCGTCCGCGGCGGGGCGATCGCGGGCCTCGCCGACGCGGTCGTGGGCGCGATCGGCCCGCCGACGGCGGAGACGGCAGCGGAGCACGGGATCGACGTCGACGTCGTCCCGGACGACGCCGACTTCGCGGCCCTCGCCGAGGCGGTGGTCGAGGCGGCGACGGACGGCCAGGGGACCACGGACGCCGAGACGACCGACGACACCTCATCGAGCCGTTAG
- the cobA gene encoding uroporphyrinogen-III C-methyltransferase: MSEEAATPTEERAGDDLGTVHLVGSGPGDPDLMTVKAARLIESADVVLHDKLPGPEILGEIPAEKREDVGKRAGGEWTPQEYTNRRLVELAREGKSVVRLKGGDPFVFGRGGEEAEHLADAGVPFEVVPGVTSAIAGPAVAGIPVTHRDHASSVSFVTGHEDPTKAESAVDWDALAATGGTIVVLMGVGKLPAYAAELRDAGLAGDTPVALVERATWPDMRVATGTLDTIVDVRDEAGIEPPAVTVIGDVAATRERVVEFLRNDRERGSDA, translated from the coding sequence ATGAGTGAGGAGGCGGCGACGCCGACCGAGGAGCGGGCCGGCGACGACCTCGGCACCGTCCACCTCGTCGGCTCCGGCCCGGGCGACCCGGACCTCATGACCGTGAAGGCCGCCCGGCTGATCGAGTCGGCCGACGTGGTCCTCCACGACAAGCTCCCCGGCCCGGAGATCCTCGGAGAGATCCCGGCGGAGAAGCGCGAGGACGTCGGCAAGCGCGCCGGCGGCGAGTGGACCCCGCAGGAGTACACGAACCGGCGCCTCGTCGAACTGGCGCGCGAGGGGAAGTCGGTCGTCCGGCTCAAGGGCGGCGACCCGTTCGTCTTCGGCCGGGGCGGCGAGGAGGCCGAACACCTCGCCGACGCAGGAGTCCCTTTCGAGGTCGTCCCCGGCGTCACCTCGGCGATCGCGGGCCCCGCGGTCGCCGGGATCCCGGTGACGCACCGCGACCACGCCTCCTCCGTCTCCTTCGTCACGGGCCACGAGGACCCGACGAAGGCGGAGTCGGCGGTCGACTGGGACGCGCTCGCCGCGACCGGCGGGACGATCGTCGTGCTGATGGGCGTCGGCAAGCTGCCCGCGTACGCCGCCGAGCTCCGCGACGCCGGGCTCGCCGGCGACACCCCGGTCGCGCTGGTCGAGCGCGCGACGTGGCCCGACATGCGCGTCGCGACCGGCACCCTCGACACCATCGTCGACGTCCGCGACGAGGCGGGGATCGAGCCGCCCGCGGTCACCGTCATCGGCGACGTGGCCGCGACCCGGGAGCGCGTCGTCGAGTTCCTCCGGAACGACCGCGAGCGGGGGAGCGACGCGTGA
- a CDS encoding SHOCT domain-containing protein, which yields MSLPTFEKKRLIGLLAILSFGFTSLFAVLLPEVLSALIPATFILGFFVLIPLVLVLGEDFPLVESEGADGESGSTTATTDDPLATLRERYATGEIGEAEFERRLDRLLETEELEGRIDADAAERREPSTRRERETEPE from the coding sequence ATGTCCCTCCCGACGTTCGAGAAGAAGCGGCTGATCGGGCTTCTCGCGATCCTGTCGTTCGGGTTCACGTCGCTGTTCGCCGTCCTCCTCCCGGAGGTGCTGTCGGCGCTGATTCCCGCCACGTTCATCCTCGGCTTCTTCGTGCTCATCCCGTTGGTGCTGGTGCTCGGCGAGGACTTCCCGCTCGTCGAGTCCGAGGGGGCCGACGGGGAGTCGGGGTCGACGACCGCGACGACCGACGATCCGCTGGCGACGCTCCGCGAGCGGTACGCGACCGGGGAGATCGGCGAGGCAGAGTTCGAGCGCCGGCTCGACCGGCTGCTGGAGACCGAGGAGTTGGAAGGCCGGATCGACGCAGACGCGGCGGAGCGGCGCGAGCCCAGCACGCGTCGCGAGCGCGAGACGGAACCGGAGTAG
- a CDS encoding aminotransferase class III-fold pyridoxal phosphate-dependent enzyme, which produces MDRHTATPDVTDLPGEHAREWVDYHHESAAPSTYVYEFVWDRTAPAEGPFCTDVDGNVLMDFTSHVAAAPLGYNNPKIMEPLAEFDLVDPLKVAGQDFYVAGGESPGDGLPGSSGLMERLTEVTAHYDMDTVFLSNSGAEAVENAIKIAYDGSGGAKHAITFDGAFHGRTLGALSLNRSKAVYRREFPEISGVHDAPFCDDRNCTPETCSCGFFAGGVSRLREKLDPDRGHVDPDDVAYLILEPIQGEGGYRFPSEAFTDEVAALVDEHDITLIADEIQSGVGRTGELWGSDHYALEPDVISSAKGLRVGATISRADVFPEEKGRLSSTWGAGDVIASAQGALTLDAIREHDLMDNATVRGRQFKETMRDADLSGVVDVRGKGLMLALQFDSKERRDAVLENAFSRGLLTLACGHDVLRVLPPLDVTEREIELGCDLLTAAIAEAA; this is translated from the coding sequence ATGGATCGCCACACGGCCACCCCTGACGTCACGGACCTCCCGGGCGAGCATGCGCGGGAGTGGGTCGACTACCACCACGAGTCGGCCGCGCCGAGCACGTACGTCTACGAGTTCGTCTGGGACCGCACCGCCCCGGCCGAGGGCCCGTTCTGCACCGACGTCGACGGCAACGTCCTCATGGACTTCACGAGCCACGTCGCCGCCGCGCCGCTCGGGTACAACAACCCGAAGATCATGGAGCCGCTCGCGGAGTTCGACCTGGTCGACCCGCTGAAGGTCGCGGGCCAGGACTTCTACGTCGCCGGCGGCGAGTCGCCCGGTGACGGGCTTCCCGGCTCCTCCGGGCTGATGGAGCGACTCACCGAGGTCACCGCCCACTACGACATGGACACCGTCTTCCTCTCGAACTCCGGGGCGGAGGCGGTCGAGAACGCGATCAAGATCGCGTACGACGGCTCCGGCGGCGCCAAGCACGCGATCACGTTCGACGGCGCGTTCCACGGGCGGACGCTCGGCGCGCTCTCGCTCAACCGCTCCAAGGCCGTCTACCGCCGGGAGTTCCCGGAGATCAGCGGCGTCCACGACGCCCCGTTCTGCGACGACCGCAACTGCACCCCTGAGACCTGCTCGTGCGGCTTCTTCGCCGGCGGCGTCTCCCGGCTCCGCGAGAAGCTCGACCCCGATCGCGGGCACGTCGACCCCGACGACGTGGCGTACCTCATCCTGGAGCCGATCCAGGGCGAGGGCGGCTACCGGTTCCCCTCCGAGGCGTTCACCGACGAAGTCGCCGCCCTCGTCGACGAGCACGACATCACGCTGATCGCCGACGAGATCCAGTCCGGCGTCGGGCGGACCGGCGAGCTGTGGGGATCGGACCACTACGCGCTCGAACCGGACGTGATCTCCAGCGCGAAGGGGCTCCGCGTCGGCGCGACGATCTCGCGGGCGGACGTGTTCCCCGAGGAGAAGGGCCGGCTCTCGTCGACGTGGGGCGCCGGCGACGTGATCGCCTCCGCGCAGGGCGCGCTCACGCTCGACGCGATCCGCGAGCACGACCTGATGGACAACGCAACGGTTCGGGGCCGACAGTTCAAAGAGACGATGCGCGACGCCGACCTCTCGGGCGTCGTCGACGTCCGCGGGAAGGGCCTCATGCTCGCCCTGCAGTTCGACTCCAAGGAGCGCCGCGACGCGGTCCTAGAGAACGCGTTCTCCCGCGGCCTGCTCACGCTGGCGTGCGGCCACGACGTGCTCCGGGTCCTCCCGCCGCTCGACGTCACCGAGCGCGAGATCGAACTCGGCTGCGACCTGCTGACCGCCGCTATCGCCGAGGCCGCCTGA